In the Wyeomyia smithii strain HCP4-BCI-WySm-NY-G18 chromosome 2, ASM2978416v1, whole genome shotgun sequence genome, one interval contains:
- the LOC129723400 gene encoding eclosion hormone-like yields the protein MVNIKLVLCALFLVLAGGDHAVRAAPQFDLMGGYDFLGVCMNNCAQCKKMYGAYFEGQLCADACLKFRGKIMPDCEDIGSIAPFLNRLELH from the exons ATGGTCAACATAAAGTTGGTTCTCTGTGCACTTTTCCTGGTGCTAGCAGGAGGTGACCATGCAGTGCGAGCCGCTCCCCAGTTTG ATCTGATGGGCGGTTATGACTTTCTAGGGGTTTGCATGAACAACTGCGCCCAATGTAAAAAGATGTATGGTGCGTACTTCGAGGGGCAGCTCTGTGCGGATGCATGTTTAAAGTTTCGCGGGAAAATAATGCCAGACTGCGAAGATATTGGCTCAATTGCACCTTTTCTCAATAGGCTGGAACTGCACTAG